In Halorhabdus rudnickae, the following proteins share a genomic window:
- a CDS encoding GNAT family N-acetyltransferase → MQQSTDGRRAACGDGPAPRTLPDDPSIESHTSFARNQSYMQGSLRVATPTDASAICSIYAPYVESTPISFETETPTTAEMADRIETTREQYPWLVYESDDGTILGYATASPRRSMGAYAWTAELTVYVAEDARRSGIGTALYTALLALLTEQGYYNASAAVTLPNPASVRLHAKHGFEPVGTFPAVGNKDGEWHDVQWWYRQLAERPEDPTPPEPFSAIEGSPAFERALEAGDH, encoded by the coding sequence ATGCAGCAGTCTACTGACGGCAGGCGGGCTGCCTGTGGGGACGGACCGGCGCCCCGAACGCTTCCGGACGATCCGTCGATCGAGAGCCATACAAGCTTTGCCCGGAACCAATCGTACATGCAGGGTTCCCTCCGCGTTGCCACGCCAACGGACGCGTCCGCGATCTGTTCCATCTACGCGCCATACGTCGAATCGACGCCCATTTCCTTCGAAACCGAAACGCCGACGACCGCGGAGATGGCCGACCGCATCGAAACGACTCGCGAGCAGTATCCCTGGCTCGTCTACGAGTCCGATGACGGCACGATACTGGGATACGCGACGGCCAGCCCCCGGCGGTCGATGGGAGCCTACGCCTGGACGGCTGAACTGACAGTCTACGTCGCCGAGGACGCACGACGCTCGGGTATCGGGACTGCGCTGTACACCGCCCTCCTGGCGTTGCTGACCGAACAGGGCTATTACAACGCGTCCGCGGCAGTGACGCTCCCGAACCCCGCGAGCGTGCGATTACACGCGAAACACGGGTTCGAGCCGGTCGGAACATTCCCAGCCGTCGGCAACAAGGACGGAGAGTGGCACGATGTCCAGTGGTGGTACCGGCAGTTGGCGGAGCGACCGGAGGACCCGACACCGCCCGAGCCGTTCAGCGCGATCGAGGGATCGCCCGCCTTCGAGCGCGCACTCGAGGCGGGCGACCACTGA
- a CDS encoding metal-dependent hydrolase — translation MNKRGHVLNALLLSLGIGYLLEPSGDVATVEMIAKVSVPMVLGALFPDVDTAFGPHRKALHNLFVLGVIAAYPVYFENLQYVWIGVLSHFGLDLFGTRRGLALLYPLWDKEFDVPIGVRVDSKYSTAMMLAVTGFELVVAAAIIYRVPQFVLAEGARMVGLF, via the coding sequence ATGAACAAGCGCGGGCACGTGCTGAACGCCTTGCTGTTGAGCCTCGGGATCGGCTATCTGCTGGAACCGTCAGGCGACGTCGCGACCGTCGAGATGATCGCGAAAGTGTCGGTGCCGATGGTCCTCGGCGCGCTGTTCCCCGACGTGGATACGGCCTTCGGCCCGCATCGGAAAGCCTTGCATAACCTCTTTGTCCTGGGCGTGATCGCGGCCTATCCGGTGTACTTCGAAAACCTCCAGTACGTCTGGATCGGCGTCCTCTCGCATTTCGGTCTTGATCTGTTTGGGACGCGCCGTGGACTCGCGTTGCTGTACCCGTTGTGGGACAAGGAGTTCGACGTGCCGATCGGTGTGCGGGTCGACAGTAAGTATTCGACGGCAATGATGCTCGCGGTGACGGGCTTCGAACTCGTCGTCGCCGCGGCTATCATCTATCGGGTGCCACAGTTTGTACTTGCGGAGGGCGCTCGAATGGTCGGGCTGTTCTGA
- a CDS encoding CinA family protein — MTDTESPIEERVGDVLRDREATVAVAESCTGGLIGSLLTDVPGSSEYFDRSLVTYSYDAKLEELAVTREALDSEGAVSEPVARQMARGVRDRAGTTWGVSTTGIAGPTGGTDVKPAGTVFIGIARAGPWDSGQSAAAVRRYEFDGSRTEIKRRIAEQALLDLLAAIEDGAP, encoded by the coding sequence ATGACCGATACCGAGTCACCGATCGAGGAACGCGTCGGCGACGTACTGCGAGACCGCGAGGCGACCGTCGCCGTCGCCGAGTCCTGTACCGGTGGGCTGATCGGCTCGCTGCTGACTGACGTTCCCGGTTCCTCCGAGTATTTCGACCGCTCGCTGGTGACCTACTCTTACGACGCTAAACTCGAGGAACTGGCGGTCACCCGCGAGGCTCTCGACAGTGAGGGGGCCGTCAGCGAACCGGTTGCTCGCCAGATGGCCAGAGGCGTCCGCGACCGGGCCGGGACGACCTGGGGCGTCTCCACGACGGGGATCGCCGGGCCGACGGGCGGGACAGACGTCAAGCCCGCCGGGACAGTTTTCATCGGGATCGCCCGCGCCGGACCGTGGGACAGCGGCCAGTCCGCGGCGGCCGTCCGGCGCTACGAGTTCGACGGGTCCAGAACGGAGATCAAACGGCGGATCGCCGAGCAAGCACTGCTCGATCTCCTGGCGGCTATCGAGGACGGTGCGCCGTGA
- a CDS encoding phosphotransferase family protein gives MSTSADAVRAVLEESGPDYESFSYQELTGGTRSDVYFVTLEYEGRDYEVVVKFAPETGDTFAVEPFLHEFVAERTDVPLPGILVFEADPDRDIPPYFVTERIQGANLDESFEMLSIEERGHIMEQVGTILGDLHSTIAFEGYGRLDRSQGRLVVSNLSADWREYFGAMTRDHIDRLGETIFEDLRDTARECLEANLESVPRQGVPRLVHDDFRPGNLLFDAGEQPSITAVLDWEQTLAGDPLYNLAQVEFLFVDSVIRDPDECERMRKRLYQGYRSERPFEPDTTYAACKPLYQFSTLVWRMAGFEALYGEENDLTQSRAEAYYRQQFDQLASSLRADP, from the coding sequence GTGTCCACGTCTGCCGACGCCGTCCGAGCGGTCCTCGAGGAATCGGGGCCGGACTACGAGTCGTTCTCCTATCAAGAATTGACGGGTGGGACGCGGTCTGACGTCTACTTCGTCACGCTCGAGTACGAGGGGCGCGACTACGAGGTCGTCGTCAAGTTCGCGCCGGAGACCGGCGATACCTTCGCCGTCGAACCGTTTCTCCACGAGTTCGTCGCCGAGCGCACTGACGTTCCGCTGCCAGGTATTCTTGTCTTCGAGGCGGATCCCGATCGGGACATCCCGCCGTACTTCGTCACTGAGCGGATACAGGGCGCCAACCTCGATGAGTCATTCGAGATGCTCTCTATCGAGGAACGCGGCCATATCATGGAACAGGTCGGGACGATTCTGGGGGACCTCCACTCGACGATCGCCTTCGAGGGCTATGGCCGCCTGGACCGCTCTCAGGGTCGTCTCGTCGTCAGTAACCTCTCGGCCGACTGGCGGGAGTACTTCGGGGCGATGACCCGCGATCACATCGATCGACTGGGCGAGACCATCTTCGAAGACCTTCGGGACACTGCGCGGGAGTGTCTCGAGGCGAACCTCGAGTCGGTCCCCCGTCAGGGGGTACCCCGCCTGGTCCACGACGACTTCCGGCCGGGGAATCTCCTGTTTGATGCCGGCGAGCAGCCCTCGATCACCGCCGTCCTCGACTGGGAGCAGACGCTGGCTGGCGATCCCCTGTACAACCTCGCCCAGGTCGAGTTCCTGTTCGTCGACTCGGTCATCCGCGATCCCGATGAATGTGAGCGAATGCGCAAGCGCCTTTATCAGGGTTACCGGAGCGAACGGCCGTTCGAACCCGACACGACCTACGCCGCCTGCAAACCGCTCTATCAGTTCTCCACCCTCGTCTGGCGGATGGCGGGATTCGAGGCCCTCTACGGCGAGGAAAACGACCTCACACAGTCCCGTGCCGAGGCCTATTACCGCCAACAGTTCGACCAGCTTGCCTCGTCGCTGAGGGCGGATCCCTGA
- a CDS encoding ATP-dependent DNA helicase, protein MAESSESAAPAWREVFGFEEPYDAQADAIESALRAGHSHGFLAMEGPCGTGKTMAALTAGATLVRDGDYERVLVVTPVKQQRRQFVSDLRRLNAGLDIPLPGVALVGKRDLCPYGREEVFPPDVSVQNRCEDLRENTADLVESDGSSDDRPVAQAAVSPKIDDVWWDPQVASDLAKAARSGGIGQQAVAGALSTAGIESPYRRTQPTAPEDIGGEDPPLYCPFEADWFARNKGSPIGFAAGENHVLTAEEYLPGAVERGTCPHRAMKVLTEAADVVIGNYNHLFDPASRPLIESILDERTFVIVDEAHRLEGRVRDLLSDRLGRQTIVQARNDCHQLLSRARQSQDHKREVRARLGDHDVPLDVVDQAQDFFDDLLGWLDDRVAEHLDAEVGRSWRTDKSVLPEHDLEVPLRDPETPEPDELTRWAERAGYDGGFWRQLDTVGLAVEETLEDLEISRTPVVAAAGAITRRWWEADHATAFREIELEHAPRDDQRIEGWRGTYTAGLTLFDCLPAEPLARIFDDVGGGILMSATLEPLDVFTRVAGLDALADGDDGDGQAEHGEGRPVLTRSYGLSFPPENRASWIVDATPFTARNRGDPASMDPLGSEWNPTRDEYAHVLRAIARNPGNVLIAMPNYREATWAGAYLDDIVEKPVLVDESSSNEATEELKRDFFGGEGKVLVTSTRGTLTEGVDYDGAKLRAAAVVGVPLVNIGSPRVRAVQRAYGDVFGEDHAFEYALTIPAVRRARQAIGRVIRGADEVGVRALVGARYTPDARHSVYGYLSPAEREEFVTMSPEFLPDQIDRFWAER, encoded by the coding sequence ATGGCGGAGTCCTCCGAGTCGGCCGCGCCCGCCTGGCGAGAAGTGTTCGGCTTCGAGGAGCCATACGACGCCCAGGCCGACGCGATCGAGTCTGCACTACGTGCGGGTCACAGCCATGGATTCCTGGCGATGGAAGGACCCTGCGGGACCGGCAAGACGATGGCCGCCCTGACAGCGGGGGCGACGCTCGTCCGCGACGGAGACTACGAACGGGTCCTCGTCGTGACGCCGGTCAAACAACAGCGCCGCCAGTTCGTTTCCGACCTCCGGCGGCTGAACGCGGGCCTCGATATCCCCCTCCCGGGCGTCGCCCTCGTCGGCAAGCGCGATCTCTGTCCGTACGGCCGCGAGGAGGTCTTCCCGCCCGACGTGAGCGTCCAGAATCGGTGCGAGGACCTCCGGGAGAACACCGCCGATCTGGTCGAGAGCGACGGCTCGAGCGACGATCGGCCGGTCGCCCAAGCGGCCGTCAGCCCGAAGATCGACGACGTATGGTGGGACCCACAGGTCGCCAGCGACCTGGCGAAGGCGGCCCGGTCCGGTGGGATCGGCCAGCAGGCCGTCGCCGGGGCGCTTTCGACGGCTGGCATCGAGTCACCCTATCGCCGGACGCAACCGACTGCCCCCGAGGACATCGGCGGCGAAGATCCGCCACTCTACTGTCCCTTCGAAGCCGACTGGTTCGCCCGGAACAAGGGCTCGCCGATCGGATTCGCCGCCGGCGAAAACCACGTCTTGACGGCCGAGGAGTACCTCCCGGGCGCGGTCGAACGGGGGACTTGCCCCCACCGCGCGATGAAAGTCTTGACCGAGGCCGCCGACGTCGTGATCGGCAACTACAACCACCTCTTCGATCCCGCTTCGCGGCCGCTGATCGAATCGATCCTCGACGAACGGACGTTCGTGATCGTCGACGAAGCCCACCGACTAGAAGGGCGCGTCCGGGACCTGCTGTCGGATCGTCTCGGACGACAGACGATCGTCCAGGCCCGCAACGATTGCCACCAGTTGCTCTCCCGAGCACGCCAGAGCCAAGATCACAAACGCGAGGTCCGGGCCAGACTGGGCGATCACGACGTTCCCCTCGACGTCGTTGATCAGGCACAGGACTTCTTCGATGATCTACTGGGCTGGCTGGACGACCGCGTCGCCGAGCATCTCGACGCGGAGGTCGGTCGCTCCTGGCGGACCGACAAGAGCGTCCTGCCCGAACACGACCTAGAGGTTCCGCTCCGGGATCCCGAGACGCCCGAACCCGACGAACTCACCCGGTGGGCCGAGCGGGCGGGCTACGACGGCGGGTTCTGGCGACAGCTCGATACGGTCGGGCTTGCCGTCGAGGAGACGCTGGAAGACCTCGAGATTTCGCGGACGCCCGTCGTCGCAGCCGCGGGGGCGATCACCCGCCGGTGGTGGGAGGCCGATCACGCGACGGCGTTCCGGGAGATCGAACTCGAACACGCCCCGCGGGACGACCAGCGAATCGAGGGCTGGCGCGGCACGTACACAGCCGGGCTGACGCTGTTCGACTGCCTGCCGGCCGAACCGCTGGCCCGGATCTTCGACGACGTGGGCGGCGGCATCCTGATGAGCGCGACCCTGGAGCCACTCGACGTGTTCACCCGCGTCGCGGGACTGGACGCGCTGGCCGACGGCGACGATGGAGACGGGCAAGCCGAGCACGGCGAAGGTCGCCCCGTCCTCACCCGCTCGTATGGGCTCTCCTTTCCGCCGGAGAATCGCGCGAGCTGGATCGTCGACGCGACCCCCTTCACTGCCCGCAACCGGGGGGATCCGGCGTCGATGGATCCCCTCGGCAGCGAGTGGAACCCGACCCGCGACGAGTACGCTCACGTCCTCCGGGCGATCGCGCGCAACCCGGGGAACGTCCTGATCGCGATGCCAAACTACCGCGAGGCGACCTGGGCCGGCGCATATCTCGATGATATCGTCGAAAAACCCGTCCTCGTCGACGAGTCCTCGAGTAATGAGGCAACCGAGGAACTCAAACGGGACTTTTTCGGCGGCGAGGGGAAAGTCCTGGTCACGAGTACGCGTGGGACGCTCACCGAGGGCGTCGACTACGACGGCGCGAAGCTCCGGGCTGCGGCGGTCGTGGGAGTTCCGCTGGTCAACATCGGCTCGCCGCGCGTCCGGGCCGTCCAGCGCGCCTACGGCGACGTCTTCGGCGAGGACCACGCCTTCGAGTACGCGCTGACGATCCCGGCGGTCAGGCGCGCCCGCCAGGCGATCGGGCGGGTGATTCGCGGGGCCGACGAGGTTGGGGTTCGGGCGCTGGTCGGCGCACGCTACACGCCCGACGCGCGTCACTCGGTTTATGGCTATCTCTCGCCGGCCGAACGCGAGGAGTTCGTCACGATGAGCCCGGAGTTTCTGCCCGACCAGATCGATCGGTTCTGGGCGGAGCGGTGA
- a CDS encoding type II toxin-antitoxin system PemK/MazF family toxin: MRVQRGDIVIVELDPTQGSEQRGTRPYLVVQNDVGNANAPTTIVVPFTTAFDDQLYPFEVLVSAAEGPLREDSVALCSQIRTISIEHRIRENLGSIPDERMAEVDTALEYSLGLVEI, encoded by the coding sequence ATGCGTGTCCAACGGGGTGACATCGTCATCGTGGAACTTGATCCGACACAGGGCTCCGAACAGCGCGGGACCCGTCCGTATCTCGTCGTTCAGAACGATGTCGGGAACGCGAACGCACCAACAACGATCGTCGTGCCGTTCACGACCGCGTTCGACGACCAGCTGTATCCCTTCGAGGTACTTGTTTCAGCTGCAGAGGGGCCACTCCGTGAAGATTCGGTCGCGCTCTGTAGTCAGATTCGGACGATCTCGATCGAGCACCGAATCCGTGAGAACCTCGGGTCGATCCCGGACGAGCGCATGGCGGAGGTGGATACTGCACTCGAATACAGCCTCGGTCTCGTCGAGATCTGA
- a CDS encoding AbrB/MazE/SpoVT family DNA-binding domain-containing protein — translation MAEGEHRKVGERGQVTIPKALRERFDITGGDEVVIYEDEGKLVIERPVSEAELAEGYRQRAKRDREIASELRGVSTEADETLGDVPEW, via the coding sequence ATGGCCGAAGGCGAACACAGGAAAGTCGGGGAGCGCGGACAGGTAACGATCCCTAAAGCACTCCGTGAGCGGTTCGACATTACAGGTGGGGACGAGGTCGTGATTTACGAGGATGAGGGCAAACTCGTCATCGAACGGCCAGTCTCGGAGGCAGAGCTGGCGGAGGGGTATCGGCAGCGAGCGAAGCGAGATCGAGAGATCGCGTCGGAACTGCGTGGGGTCTCGACGGAGGCCGACGAGACCCTCGGCGACGTCCCGGAGTGGTAA
- a CDS encoding ArsA family ATPase has translation MNDIDVEAVEDIDESVVPTGIEGSEYVLYGGKGGVGKTTMAAATALASARDGTATLVVSTDPAHSLSDTLESEIPAEPAQIREDMPLYAAEIDPEAALGDDPLGLEDGGLGGLGQLLGEDVTDPFTNAMPGTDEAAAIRLLIRYLDDERFDRVVIDTAPTGHTLRLLELPEVMDTMVGKLLSLRERMSGMMGTITSMFGDSDEEDLEEGLDDLRVLRERIERLRTILQDPEKTDFRVVMVPEELSVMESERLLERLAAFDIPVGTIVVNRVMEDLADVADVETDWYVSPNLETCEFCQRRWDVQQTALERSQDVFRGHDVRRVPLFADEVRGEQLLRVVAACLEE, from the coding sequence ATGAACGACATCGACGTCGAGGCCGTCGAAGACATCGACGAGTCGGTCGTCCCGACGGGGATCGAAGGGTCGGAGTACGTCCTCTACGGCGGGAAGGGTGGCGTCGGCAAGACGACGATGGCCGCCGCAACCGCGCTGGCGAGCGCCCGTGACGGGACTGCGACGCTGGTCGTCTCGACCGACCCCGCCCACTCGCTATCGGACACCTTAGAGAGCGAGATTCCCGCCGAGCCGGCACAGATCCGCGAGGACATGCCCCTCTATGCCGCCGAGATCGATCCCGAGGCCGCGCTGGGCGACGATCCGCTTGGATTGGAGGACGGCGGACTCGGCGGCCTCGGCCAACTGCTGGGCGAGGACGTCACCGACCCCTTCACGAACGCGATGCCGGGTACCGACGAGGCTGCGGCAATCCGGCTGCTCATCCGGTACCTGGACGACGAGCGCTTCGACCGCGTCGTCATCGACACCGCACCGACCGGCCACACGCTCCGGTTGCTCGAACTCCCCGAAGTCATGGACACGATGGTCGGGAAACTGCTCTCCTTGCGCGAGCGAATGAGCGGCATGATGGGCACGATCACCAGCATGTTCGGCGACTCCGACGAGGAAGACCTAGAGGAGGGACTGGACGACCTGCGCGTCCTCCGCGAGCGCATCGAGCGCTTGCGGACGATCCTCCAAGACCCCGAAAAGACGGACTTTCGCGTCGTTATGGTCCCCGAAGAGTTGAGCGTCATGGAGTCCGAACGCCTGCTGGAGCGGCTGGCCGCCTTCGATATCCCCGTTGGGACGATCGTGGTCAACCGTGTGATGGAGGATCTGGCGGACGTGGCCGACGTCGAGACCGACTGGTACGTCTCGCCGAACCTCGAAACGTGTGAGTTCTGCCAGCGCCGCTGGGACGTCCAACAGACGGCACTCGAACGCTCCCAGGACGTCTTCCGGGGTCACGACGTCCGTCGGGTGCCACTATTCGCCGACGAGGTCCGCGGTGAGCAGTTGCTGCGCGTTGTGGCGGCGTGTCTCGAAGAGTGA
- a CDS encoding glycerate kinase type-2 family protein, whose translation MIDDRDRLAATPAHDVALSCLEAGIEAATPERVLRESLSVDGSVLTVAESEYDLAAYDSVVVLGGGKAADVVARDLEAHLEGYVDRGLIVSTAPVETGTVETVEGSHPVPDRDSLDGARRVFQRAKGLGEGTLVLAPITGGGSALLALPAGEITLVDLQTTTEALVESGASIKEINAVRKHCSAIKGGGLARAAAPATVVGLLFSDVVGDDPGVIASGPTAPDETTYADALEILDRYDVTVPAAVREHLEAGMAGEREETPSDPGVLGHVDNHVLADAWTALAAARDAAREAGYEPLVLSSRVRGEATEAALSQLAIAEESGATATPVEPPAVLLSGGETTVTVMGNGDGGPNLEFALRVAVEQPDDVVCASVDTDGEDGGTEVAGAIVDGETLSNPQRGRAALLENDALSTLEASSAVIETGPTGTNVNDFRVFVIN comes from the coding sequence ATGATCGACGACCGCGATCGGCTGGCGGCGACACCGGCCCACGATGTCGCGCTGTCCTGTCTCGAAGCGGGGATCGAGGCGGCGACCCCCGAGCGAGTCCTCCGGGAGTCGCTCTCGGTCGACGGAAGCGTTCTGACCGTCGCCGAAAGCGAGTACGACCTCGCCGCCTACGATTCGGTCGTCGTCCTCGGCGGCGGAAAGGCAGCCGACGTCGTCGCCCGCGACCTCGAAGCCCACCTCGAAGGCTACGTCGATCGAGGACTGATCGTTTCGACGGCCCCTGTCGAGACCGGAACTGTCGAGACGGTCGAAGGGAGCCACCCGGTTCCCGACCGGGACAGTCTGGACGGTGCCCGGCGGGTGTTCCAGCGGGCGAAGGGGCTGGGCGAGGGGACGCTCGTCCTCGCGCCGATCACGGGCGGCGGCAGCGCGTTGCTCGCATTGCCTGCCGGTGAGATCACGCTTGTCGACCTCCAGACGACGACCGAGGCACTGGTCGAAAGCGGTGCGTCGATCAAGGAAATCAATGCTGTCCGCAAGCACTGTTCGGCGATCAAAGGCGGCGGCCTGGCCAGGGCAGCTGCCCCGGCGACAGTCGTCGGTCTCCTGTTCTCGGATGTCGTCGGCGACGATCCCGGCGTGATCGCCAGCGGCCCGACGGCACCCGACGAGACGACCTACGCGGATGCCCTCGAAATCCTGGATCGCTACGATGTGACCGTTCCCGCGGCGGTCCGCGAACACCTCGAAGCGGGGATGGCTGGCGAGCGCGAGGAGACGCCGTCCGATCCGGGGGTCCTCGGCCACGTCGACAACCACGTCCTTGCTGACGCCTGGACCGCACTCGCGGCGGCCCGTGACGCCGCTCGTGAAGCCGGTTACGAGCCTCTGGTGCTGTCCTCGCGCGTTCGCGGGGAGGCGACCGAGGCCGCGCTCTCTCAGCTAGCGATCGCCGAGGAGTCCGGGGCGACGGCGACGCCGGTCGAACCGCCCGCTGTGCTCCTCTCGGGCGGCGAGACGACGGTCACAGTGATGGGAAACGGCGACGGCGGGCCGAACCTGGAGTTCGCGCTCCGGGTCGCCGTCGAGCAGCCCGACGACGTTGTCTGTGCGAGCGTCGACACCGACGGCGAAGACGGTGGAACCGAGGTCGCTGGTGCGATCGTCGACGGCGAGACGCTTTCGAACCCACAGCGCGGGCGGGCGGCGCTGCTGGAGAACGACGCACTCTCCACACTCGAAGCATCTAGCGCAGTGATCGAAACCGGACCGACTGGGACGAACGTTAACGATTTCCGCGTGTTCGTGATCAACTAG
- a CDS encoding SDR family oxidoreductase has product MDDHIALITGCSSGIGRASAERFLEEDWTVYASARDTDDIADLADAGAKTAALDVTNARAVERVVDRIVDEQGRIDCLVNNAGYGQFGPCEDVPTDAVADQFDVNVYGPHRLTRAVLPHMRDREEGTIVNVSSIQGRLTVPGQGVYSASKFALEAMSDALRGEVGPHGVDIVVVEPGVVETEFADTVEASRKRLEETGAYDAIYEAQDDRRAIEYDGVFGIPPEDVATVIYDAAAMTDPDPRYAVGHGAKLLLALRYLPDRWRDTAFGLFRRIAGFGR; this is encoded by the coding sequence ATGGACGACCACATCGCACTCATCACCGGCTGTTCGTCCGGCATCGGCCGGGCGAGCGCCGAACGGTTTCTCGAAGAGGACTGGACGGTCTACGCGAGTGCTCGGGATACCGACGACATCGCCGACCTCGCCGACGCCGGCGCGAAGACGGCCGCCCTGGACGTGACGAACGCCCGAGCAGTCGAGCGGGTCGTCGATCGAATCGTCGACGAGCAGGGCCGGATCGATTGTCTGGTCAACAACGCCGGCTACGGCCAGTTCGGGCCATGCGAGGACGTGCCGACCGACGCCGTCGCCGACCAGTTCGATGTCAACGTCTACGGCCCCCATCGACTGACCCGGGCTGTCCTCCCACATATGCGAGACCGCGAGGAGGGGACGATCGTCAACGTCTCCAGCATCCAGGGCCGCCTGACTGTCCCCGGACAGGGTGTCTACTCGGCCTCGAAATTCGCTCTCGAAGCGATGAGCGACGCCCTTCGGGGCGAGGTCGGTCCCCACGGCGTCGATATCGTAGTGGTCGAACCGGGCGTCGTCGAAACGGAGTTCGCCGACACGGTCGAGGCGTCCCGCAAACGCCTCGAAGAAACCGGTGCCTACGACGCCATCTACGAGGCCCAGGACGACCGCCGGGCGATCGAGTACGACGGCGTCTTCGGAATCCCGCCGGAAGACGTCGCGACGGTGATCTACGACGCGGCGGCGATGACCGACCCCGATCCCCGCTACGCCGTGGGTCACGGCGCAAAACTGCTCTTGGCGCTCAGGTATCTCCCCGACCGCTGGCGCGACACCGCATTCGGGTTGTTCCGGCGGATCGCGGGCTTTGGGCGATGA
- a CDS encoding endonuclease V codes for MDPVRPEFVPDPSLSRAEMETLQREIADTATFRDDFAFDPTTIAFDSPVDLGADAQQRLNADAQHRLTDDGPIVAGVDQAFLDDGDRALSAVVALQDGAIIDRAYAAVDTEIPYIPGLLSFREGGAILAALSNLSVEPDLLVVDGSGRIHFREAGLATHIGVTLGVPAIGVAKNLLCGTPAKPIPDRLPEGARIPIEADGTVETAESGTVIGHAVQTRQYESGSTSINPLYVSPGHRVSAETTADIVAQCAAGYKLSEPTRLADRAADQRKRELER; via the coding sequence ATGGATCCCGTTCGCCCCGAGTTCGTTCCCGATCCCTCGCTCTCCCGTGCGGAGATGGAAACCCTGCAGCGCGAGATCGCCGACACTGCCACCTTCCGTGACGACTTCGCCTTCGATCCCACGACGATCGCGTTCGATTCACCTGTCGATCTTGGGGCCGACGCCCAGCAGCGACTCAACGCCGACGCCCAGCACCGCCTTACCGACGACGGGCCGATCGTCGCGGGCGTCGATCAGGCCTTTCTCGACGATGGCGATCGCGCCCTCAGCGCCGTCGTCGCCCTGCAGGACGGTGCCATCATCGACCGCGCCTACGCCGCCGTCGACACCGAGATCCCCTACATTCCCGGCTTGTTGAGCTTCCGCGAGGGGGGAGCGATCCTCGCAGCACTGTCAAATCTTTCCGTCGAGCCCGACCTGCTCGTCGTCGACGGCAGCGGACGCATTCACTTCCGGGAGGCCGGGCTGGCAACTCATATCGGCGTGACGCTGGGCGTCCCCGCAATCGGCGTCGCCAAGAACCTGCTCTGTGGGACGCCTGCGAAACCGATCCCGGATCGTCTCCCCGAAGGCGCACGTATCCCCATCGAGGCCGACGGGACAGTCGAGACTGCCGAATCCGGGACCGTCATCGGCCACGCCGTCCAGACCCGCCAGTACGAGTCGGGCTCGACGTCGATCAACCCGCTGTACGTCAGTCCGGGCCATCGCGTGAGTGCCGAAACGACCGCTGACATCGTTGCGCAGTGCGCCGCCGGGTACAAACTCTCGGAACCCACGCGACTCGCTGACCGGGCAGCCGATCAGCGAAAGCGCGAGCTAGAGCGGTAA